In Flavobacterium gelatinilyticum, a genomic segment contains:
- a CDS encoding outer membrane beta-barrel protein, which translates to MKTKFSIFLVLFTFYFANAQQDQQAETEMNSAKGITFSNGDMFLEGSIQINTGGESDYYAVNPKFGYFLNDKFAVGGQVSFSSDKEEATNIKTEIFGVGAFARYYALELDQKRFKAYGEVGLGYGRNKVENDTGSNDTNSLTANINVGLNYFLTKNIAVTFTLANILSYNSVSPEDGPSSDTFKLNINLFENIFDQPKFGLLYRF; encoded by the coding sequence ATGAAAACCAAATTTTCTATTTTTTTAGTACTCTTTACATTTTATTTTGCAAACGCGCAGCAAGACCAACAGGCTGAAACCGAGATGAATTCTGCAAAAGGTATTACTTTTAGTAATGGCGATATGTTTCTTGAAGGATCAATACAAATAAATACAGGAGGAGAAAGCGATTATTACGCTGTTAACCCAAAATTTGGATATTTCCTGAATGATAAATTTGCTGTAGGAGGACAGGTAAGTTTTTCCAGCGACAAAGAAGAAGCAACAAATATTAAAACAGAGATTTTTGGTGTTGGTGCATTTGCAAGATATTATGCTTTAGAACTGGATCAAAAACGTTTTAAAGCGTATGGCGAAGTTGGGTTAGGTTATGGCCGAAATAAGGTTGAAAACGATACAGGTTCTAATGATACCAACAGCTTAACTGCTAATATTAATGTAGGCCTGAATTATTTCTTAACCAAAAACATAGCAGTTACTTTTACTTTAGCCAATATCTTATCGTACAATAGTGTTTCACCTGAAGACGGACCTTCATCTGACACTTTTAAATTGAATATCAATTTATTCGAGAATATTTTTGATCAGCCTAAATTTGGATTATTGTACAGATTTTAA
- a CDS encoding RagB/SusD family nutrient uptake outer membrane protein has translation MKKSYLYIFCLSLFTLGSCSLETEPLTKQTEENFYKDADDAYIALVGCYDGMQVATGGAGKGVPVVSEIMSDDCFGGTGNSDKYDYAAIDEFDISRAPAEIDMFNDNWIAYYKAIYRCNVLLSKMDVIDWKGDTGLRNLYESETRFIRAYLYFEMVRLWGNIPLLTEPSTENIPQAAPEEVYKVIAQDLVFASEHLSSVSYAATTSGRVTKWAAKSLLGRVFLYYTGYYGKTDLAGVVTKAQALAHLEDVIASSGHGLVEDFSTLWPAASVDKYAGESNKEIVFSIKYTFTSDYNGNTDGNHWLVMFGMREFSSYPYGRGWGVTVNSKLWNAYAANDTRRTASIIGITEEDIKFDKISNQREYTGYYNKKYSPMVNEEGIDLPLTMGSQFWDISQFQDYVVLRYADVLLMAAELGSGGAQNYFDEVRRRAYKTGFVALAANHDNIMNERHLEFALEGVRYWDLLRQGVGKASASIAESTSLLNGGVATTKTISAGNIEKTKGLQQIPNTQITLSNGVLKQNAGW, from the coding sequence ATGAAAAAATCATATTTATATATATTCTGTTTGAGTTTATTTACTCTTGGTTCTTGCAGTTTAGAAACAGAACCTTTGACAAAGCAGACGGAAGAAAATTTTTATAAAGATGCCGATGACGCTTATATTGCATTGGTAGGATGTTATGACGGAATGCAGGTTGCAACTGGAGGTGCCGGTAAAGGAGTTCCGGTAGTAAGTGAGATTATGTCTGATGATTGTTTTGGAGGAACCGGAAATTCTGATAAATACGATTATGCGGCAATAGACGAGTTTGATATTTCACGCGCTCCCGCAGAAATAGATATGTTCAATGATAACTGGATTGCCTACTATAAAGCAATTTACCGTTGTAATGTTCTTTTATCTAAAATGGATGTAATTGACTGGAAAGGCGATACAGGATTAAGAAACCTATACGAGTCTGAAACCAGATTCATCAGAGCCTATTTGTATTTTGAAATGGTACGCCTTTGGGGAAATATACCGTTATTGACAGAACCTTCTACTGAAAATATTCCTCAGGCAGCACCGGAAGAAGTGTACAAAGTAATTGCACAGGATTTAGTTTTTGCTTCAGAGCATTTATCATCAGTATCATACGCTGCAACCACAAGCGGACGTGTTACAAAATGGGCAGCAAAATCATTACTGGGACGTGTGTTTTTATATTATACAGGATACTATGGAAAAACTGATTTAGCAGGAGTCGTAACAAAAGCACAGGCTTTAGCACATTTAGAAGATGTAATCGCATCAAGCGGACACGGTTTGGTTGAAGACTTTTCAACATTATGGCCGGCTGCTTCTGTAGATAAATATGCAGGCGAAAGCAACAAAGAAATTGTATTCTCTATTAAATACACTTTTACTAGTGATTACAACGGAAATACAGATGGTAACCACTGGCTGGTAATGTTCGGAATGAGAGAGTTTTCATCATACCCTTATGGACGAGGCTGGGGTGTTACAGTTAATTCTAAATTATGGAATGCGTATGCTGCTAACGATACAAGACGTACAGCTTCTATTATTGGAATTACAGAAGAGGATATCAAATTTGATAAAATCAGTAATCAAAGAGAATACACAGGATATTACAACAAAAAATATTCGCCTATGGTTAACGAAGAAGGGATAGATTTACCGCTTACAATGGGAAGCCAGTTTTGGGATATCAGCCAGTTTCAGGATTACGTAGTATTACGATATGCCGACGTTTTATTGATGGCGGCAGAATTAGGAAGCGGCGGTGCACAGAATTATTTTGATGAGGTAAGAAGAAGAGCTTACAAAACAGGATTTGTAGCATTAGCGGCAAATCATGACAATATCATGAATGAAAGACATTTAGAATTTGCGCTTGAAGGAGTGAGATACTGGGATTTATTACGTCAGGGAGTTGGAAAAGCTTCTGCTTCTATTGCAGAATCAACAAGTCTGCTTAACGGAGGTGTTGCTACAACAAAAACAATCTCTGCAGGAAATATCGAGAAAACGAAAGGATTACAGCAAATCCCGAACACGCAGATTACATTGTCTAATGGGGTTTTAAAACAAAATGCCGGCTGGTAA
- the lepA gene encoding translation elongation factor 4 — protein MKKIRNFCIIAHIDHGKSTLADRLLSATQTVTAREEKAQLLDNMDLERERGITIKSHAIQMEYKYKGEEYILNLIDTPGHVDFSYEVSRSIAACEGALLIVDAAQSIQAQTISNLYLALENDLEIIPVLNKVDLPSANPEEVSDDIIDLLGCKLEDIIHASGKTGFGVENILAAIIEKIPAPKGNPEEPLQALIFDSVYNPFRGIEVIFRVVNGEIKKGQKIKFMATDNEYFADEIGTLKLNQVPKNIVSAGDVGYLISGIKEAREVKVGDTITDAKVPTTNMVAGFEDVKPMVFAGIYPVDTEDYEDLRSSMEKLQLNDASLVFTPESSAALGFGFRCGFLGMLHMEIIQERLEREFDMTVITTVPNVSYLAYTKKHPETAIVVNNPSDLPEPSKLDRVEEPFIKATIITKADFVGNVMSLCIEKRGLITNQTYLTTERVELNFDMPLAEIVFDFYDRLKTVSKGYASFDYSPIGMRTSKLVKLDVLLNAQTVDALSALIHEDNAYNIGKKMTEKLRELIPRQQFDIPIQAAIGAKIIARETIKALRKDVTAKCYGGDISRKRKLLEKQKKGKKRMRQVGNVEIPQEAFMAVLKLND, from the coding sequence ATGAAGAAGATTCGTAACTTTTGCATTATTGCACACATTGACCACGGTAAAAGTACACTGGCAGACAGATTACTAAGTGCTACTCAAACTGTTACAGCGCGTGAAGAAAAAGCTCAATTGCTTGACAACATGGATCTGGAACGTGAGCGTGGAATTACCATTAAGAGTCATGCCATTCAGATGGAATATAAATACAAGGGCGAGGAATATATCTTAAACTTAATTGATACTCCCGGCCACGTAGATTTTTCATACGAAGTTTCGAGATCTATTGCTGCCTGTGAAGGTGCTTTATTAATTGTTGATGCAGCACAAAGTATTCAGGCACAAACGATTTCAAACTTATATTTAGCTCTTGAAAACGACTTGGAAATTATTCCGGTTTTAAATAAAGTTGATTTACCAAGTGCAAATCCGGAAGAAGTGAGTGATGATATTATCGATTTACTTGGATGTAAATTAGAAGATATTATTCATGCATCCGGAAAAACCGGTTTTGGTGTTGAGAACATTCTTGCTGCCATTATCGAAAAAATTCCTGCTCCAAAAGGAAATCCTGAAGAACCATTACAAGCTTTAATTTTTGACTCGGTTTACAATCCATTCCGCGGAATCGAGGTAATTTTTAGAGTTGTAAACGGTGAAATCAAAAAAGGCCAGAAAATTAAATTTATGGCGACTGACAATGAGTATTTTGCTGACGAAATTGGAACTTTAAAATTAAATCAGGTTCCTAAAAATATCGTTTCTGCCGGTGATGTTGGTTATTTGATTTCCGGAATTAAAGAAGCTCGTGAGGTAAAAGTTGGTGATACGATTACAGATGCAAAAGTGCCTACAACAAACATGGTTGCTGGTTTTGAGGATGTAAAACCAATGGTATTTGCCGGAATTTATCCTGTTGACACGGAAGATTATGAAGACTTACGTTCGTCAATGGAAAAATTGCAATTGAACGACGCTTCATTAGTTTTTACTCCTGAAAGTTCTGCGGCGTTAGGATTTGGTTTCCGATGCGGATTCTTAGGAATGCTTCATATGGAAATTATCCAGGAACGTTTAGAGCGTGAGTTCGATATGACTGTAATTACAACAGTTCCTAACGTTTCGTACTTGGCTTACACTAAGAAACATCCAGAAACGGCAATCGTTGTAAACAATCCTTCAGATTTACCAGAACCTTCAAAACTAGACAGAGTTGAAGAGCCGTTTATTAAAGCTACCATCATTACAAAAGCTGACTTCGTTGGAAATGTAATGAGTTTATGTATCGAAAAACGTGGTTTAATTACCAACCAAACGTATTTAACGACTGAAAGAGTTGAGCTGAACTTCGATATGCCTTTGGCTGAAATTGTATTCGATTTCTACGATCGTTTAAAAACAGTTTCTAAAGGTTATGCTTCTTTCGATTATTCTCCTATCGGAATGAGAACTTCGAAATTGGTAAAACTTGACGTTCTTTTGAATGCGCAGACAGTTGATGCACTTTCTGCATTGATTCACGAAGATAACGCTTACAATATTGGTAAAAAAATGACCGAAAAATTACGCGAATTAATCCCAAGGCAACAGTTTGACATTCCGATTCAGGCTGCAATCGGAGCAAAAATCATCGCTCGTGAAACTATAAAAGCACTTCGTAAAGACGTTACCGCAAAATGTTATGGTGGAGATATTTCGCGTAAGCGTAAACTTCTTGAAAAACAGAAAAAAGGTAAAAAACGTATGCGTCAGGTAGGAAACGTTGAAATTCCACAAGAAGCTTTTATGGCTGTTTTGAAATTGAATGACTAG
- a CDS encoding SusC/RagA family TonB-linked outer membrane protein, with the protein MKSKYCIKTLLTFCTAVFFSLFMMQSGYAQAQSKTVNGIVTSAVDKMGVPGASVAVEGTKAGAATDFDGKYKIEAKEGDVLVFTFIGFKTQKITVGTQRTINVVLQEETSELKEVVVIGYGSQKKTLVTNAVAQVSGEALAKTNTTNALQALQGQAAGLQVTSTSGQPGEGLNVVIRGVGSTAGSTPLYVVDGILTNDISYLSNSDIESISVLKDAASAAIYGSQASNGVVLVTTKKGKRGSTGQITFDQYYGVQSVARKVDLLDAREYATILNEARVNSGNTPYFTNAQIAAMGSGTNWMDKMLTDNAATKNYSFGASGGSDSSVYSTSLSYLGQEGVVGGKDLSNYERYNFRFNSEHKLYKDVVTIGENLNFAYVNKNGIGVGNQYSNSLRSAFQVTPLLPMYDANGNYFDTSNSTEPWLAGVANPYALMTYNNQNENNTQKLLGNVYLQIAPLKNLTFRTTLGLDYTVNEGHSYFPAYRLSTYANAAYDKVTQYMNKNKSINWDNLLTYKFNVADSHHFEALAGTSYIKYDSTAIEASNGDSYFNDLEHAWLDTTTNKDGARIALEGNKFENILMSYFGRLNYNFNEKYLINATLRADGSSKFAEGHQWGYFPSVSGGWVASNEEFLKDSKVLNFLKLRASWGQVGNQSIRSFQFLAAVEGKNVNYSFGDKEGVLTPGAYLYNISNPSLKWETSEQIDLGFDARFLNNALSVNFDVYKKTNKDWLILAPILATAGANPPYINGGDVVNKGVELSLNYQNKIGDFNYSVTANGAYNKNTVGSIPTADGMIHGLNNELYDNAGEFYRAQNGYPLGYFWGYKTGGVFQNQAQIDNYKSANGVVLQPTAAPGDLIYVNTNGDDKIDASDKTSIGNPNPDFTYGFSLSASYKAFDFSLNANGVAGNQIVQSYRNQTGAFGNYTSAILSRWHGEGSSNTMPRVTEDNRNFTQFSDLYVQDGDFLRINTVTLGFDLAKMKQSKPFFASQFRVYFSVLNLYTFTKYDGMDPEIGFGSSNDDQKFSSGVDVGYYPRPRTFMLGLNVKL; encoded by the coding sequence ATGAAAAGCAAATATTGTATTAAAACACTGCTTACGTTTTGTACGGCCGTGTTTTTTAGCTTATTTATGATGCAGTCGGGTTATGCGCAGGCACAATCCAAAACTGTAAATGGAATTGTAACATCGGCTGTGGACAAAATGGGTGTACCCGGGGCCAGTGTTGCAGTAGAAGGAACAAAAGCAGGCGCCGCAACTGATTTTGACGGGAAGTATAAAATAGAAGCAAAAGAAGGCGATGTCCTTGTTTTTACTTTTATTGGATTCAAAACTCAAAAAATAACCGTAGGAACTCAAAGAACAATCAACGTAGTTTTACAGGAAGAAACTTCAGAACTTAAAGAAGTAGTCGTAATTGGGTACGGAAGCCAGAAGAAAACCCTTGTAACCAATGCTGTTGCACAGGTAAGCGGTGAAGCTCTTGCCAAAACAAATACGACAAACGCATTGCAGGCACTTCAGGGGCAGGCAGCCGGACTTCAGGTTACGTCTACTTCAGGACAGCCGGGAGAAGGTTTAAATGTAGTGATCAGAGGGGTTGGATCTACTGCGGGAAGTACACCGCTTTATGTAGTAGACGGAATCCTTACCAATGATATTTCATATCTGAGCAACTCAGACATTGAGTCTATCTCAGTTCTAAAAGATGCCGCTTCAGCAGCGATTTACGGTTCGCAGGCTTCAAACGGTGTTGTATTGGTAACTACTAAAAAAGGAAAAAGAGGTTCAACAGGACAAATCACCTTCGACCAATATTATGGTGTACAGTCAGTTGCCAGAAAAGTAGACCTTTTAGATGCAAGGGAATATGCTACTATATTAAACGAAGCAAGAGTAAACTCTGGTAATACTCCTTATTTTACAAATGCTCAGATCGCTGCAATGGGATCAGGAACCAACTGGATGGATAAAATGCTTACTGATAATGCTGCTACAAAAAACTATTCTTTTGGGGCATCAGGCGGTTCAGACTCATCAGTTTATTCAACTTCATTGTCTTACTTAGGACAGGAAGGTGTTGTAGGCGGAAAAGATTTGTCAAACTATGAGCGTTACAATTTCAGATTCAACTCAGAACACAAATTATACAAAGATGTTGTTACGATTGGTGAAAATTTAAATTTTGCTTACGTAAACAAAAACGGAATTGGAGTAGGAAACCAGTACAGCAACTCGTTAAGAAGCGCTTTTCAGGTAACTCCTTTACTGCCAATGTACGATGCAAACGGGAATTATTTTGACACATCAAACAGCACAGAGCCTTGGTTAGCCGGTGTGGCCAACCCATATGCTTTAATGACATACAATAACCAAAATGAAAATAATACTCAAAAATTATTAGGTAATGTATATTTACAGATTGCTCCACTTAAAAACCTGACTTTCAGAACTACTTTAGGTCTTGATTATACAGTTAACGAAGGACACTCTTATTTCCCTGCTTATAGATTGTCAACTTATGCAAACGCGGCTTACGATAAAGTAACTCAGTACATGAACAAAAACAAAAGCATCAACTGGGACAATTTATTAACCTATAAGTTTAATGTAGCAGACAGTCATCATTTTGAAGCTTTGGCCGGAACATCTTACATCAAGTACGATTCAACTGCAATCGAGGCATCAAATGGAGATTCTTATTTTAATGACTTAGAGCATGCGTGGTTAGACACTACTACCAATAAAGACGGTGCCAGAATAGCATTGGAAGGAAACAAATTTGAGAACATTTTAATGTCTTATTTTGGAAGGTTAAACTACAACTTCAACGAAAAATACCTTATTAATGCTACCCTTAGAGCAGATGGTTCATCAAAATTTGCAGAAGGACATCAGTGGGGGTATTTTCCTTCAGTATCAGGAGGATGGGTGGCTTCAAACGAAGAGTTTTTAAAAGATTCGAAAGTTTTAAATTTCCTTAAATTAAGAGCAAGCTGGGGACAGGTAGGTAACCAGAGTATCAGATCTTTTCAGTTTTTAGCAGCTGTAGAAGGAAAAAATGTTAACTACAGCTTTGGTGACAAAGAAGGGGTATTGACTCCGGGAGCATATCTTTATAATATTTCAAATCCTTCTCTGAAATGGGAAACATCAGAACAGATTGACCTTGGTTTTGATGCGAGATTCTTAAACAATGCCCTTAGTGTAAACTTTGATGTGTATAAAAAAACAAACAAAGACTGGTTAATCCTGGCTCCAATTTTAGCAACTGCGGGAGCTAATCCGCCATATATTAACGGAGGAGACGTAGTGAATAAAGGGGTTGAGCTGAGTTTAAATTACCAGAATAAAATAGGAGACTTCAACTACAGTGTTACTGCAAACGGAGCGTACAATAAAAATACAGTGGGCTCAATACCTACTGCAGATGGTATGATTCACGGATTGAACAACGAACTTTATGATAATGCAGGTGAATTTTACAGAGCACAGAATGGTTATCCGTTAGGATATTTCTGGGGGTACAAAACAGGAGGAGTGTTCCAGAATCAGGCACAGATTGACAACTACAAATCAGCAAACGGAGTAGTGTTACAGCCAACTGCAGCACCTGGGGATTTGATTTATGTAAATACAAACGGAGATGATAAGATTGATGCTTCAGATAAAACAAGCATCGGGAATCCAAACCCTGATTTTACATACGGTTTCTCTTTATCTGCAAGTTACAAAGCATTTGATTTCTCTCTTAATGCAAATGGTGTGGCAGGAAATCAAATCGTTCAGTCGTACAGAAATCAGACGGGAGCTTTCGGAAATTACACTTCAGCTATTTTAAGCCGCTGGCATGGGGAAGGTTCTTCGAACACAATGCCTAGAGTAACAGAAGACAACAGAAACTTTACACAGTTTTCAGATCTGTATGTTCAGGATGGTGATTTCTTAAGAATCAACACCGTTACCTTAGGATTCGATTTAGCAAAAATGAAACAGTCAAAACCATTCTTTGCAAGCCAGTTTAGAGTTTACTTCTCAGTATTAAATCTTTACACTTTTACAAAATATGATGGTATGGATCCTGAAATAGGATTTGGTTCTTCAAATGATGATCAGAAGTTTTCATCAGGTGTTGATGTAGGGTATTATCCAAGACCCAGAACATTCATGTTAGGACTAAATGTTAAACTTTAA
- a CDS encoding NUDIX hydrolase produces MENKVDAGSVAKSEQNAMNAITIDCVVFGFDKGSLEVLLVQHAEGISKGKWGLPGGWIYKRESTDDAAHRLLNELTGMDNIYLEQLKVFGDPDRFPLRRVITIGYYALVKREDYNIKAGFTAADAKWYKINSIPDLIYDHNEILAYSLKHLRNRVRQAPIGFNLLPEKFTLLQLMHLYEEILGIEMDKSNFRRKILHMKLLADLDEKQQDVSHRAAKLYKFDPDIYKKLTEKGFNFEF; encoded by the coding sequence ATGGAGAATAAAGTAGATGCGGGATCTGTTGCAAAAAGCGAACAAAATGCAATGAATGCAATCACAATTGACTGCGTTGTATTTGGTTTTGATAAGGGAAGTCTGGAAGTACTTTTAGTACAGCACGCAGAAGGAATTAGTAAAGGAAAATGGGGACTTCCGGGTGGTTGGATCTATAAAAGAGAAAGTACTGATGATGCAGCACATCGTTTATTGAATGAGCTTACAGGCATGGACAATATTTATCTTGAACAGCTAAAAGTTTTTGGCGATCCTGATCGTTTTCCGCTCCGCCGTGTTATTACAATAGGTTATTATGCACTTGTAAAAAGAGAAGATTATAACATTAAAGCCGGTTTTACCGCTGCTGATGCTAAATGGTATAAAATTAACAGCATTCCTGATTTGATTTATGACCACAACGAAATCCTGGCATACAGCCTAAAACATCTTCGCAACAGGGTACGCCAGGCTCCTATTGGTTTTAATCTGCTGCCGGAAAAATTTACTTTGCTGCAGTTAATGCACCTATATGAAGAAATTCTTGGGATCGAAATGGATAAATCAAATTTTAGACGAAAAATTCTGCACATGAAATTACTGGCCGATCTGGATGAAAAACAACAGGATGTTTCGCATCGTGCCGCAAAACTCTATAAATTTGATCCCGATATTTATAAAAAACTAACCGAAAAAGGGTTTAATTTTGAATTTTAA
- a CDS encoding NUDIX hydrolase, with the protein MKASSLKKVSKSEGKTASNTVAPAIEGITVDCVIFGFKKESLEVLLVQHAEGESEGSWGLLGGWLKREESADDAAQRILYELTSLDNIYLEQLKAFTDPKRVLDRRVVTIGYYTLINQEDYDVKASLAVREAKWCKINEIPNLIFDHNEILDFSLMHLRNRVRQAPIGFNLLPEKFTLLQLMHLYEEILGIELDKSNFRRKILHMKLLVALDEKQQDVSHRAAKLYKFDDEIYKKLTQKGFNFEF; encoded by the coding sequence ATGAAAGCATCATCGTTAAAAAAAGTTTCTAAATCTGAAGGCAAAACGGCTTCAAACACCGTTGCGCCTGCCATAGAGGGTATCACAGTAGACTGTGTGATATTCGGATTTAAGAAAGAAAGTCTTGAAGTACTTTTGGTACAACATGCCGAGGGAGAAAGTGAAGGAAGCTGGGGATTACTTGGAGGCTGGCTCAAAAGAGAAGAAAGCGCCGATGACGCTGCACAGCGAATCCTGTACGAACTTACCAGTCTTGATAATATTTATCTGGAACAGCTTAAAGCTTTTACAGATCCCAAACGTGTTCTGGACCGCAGGGTCGTAACCATTGGATATTACACTTTAATAAATCAGGAAGATTATGATGTAAAAGCGAGTCTGGCTGTAAGAGAAGCCAAATGGTGCAAAATCAATGAAATCCCTAATCTGATTTTTGACCACAATGAAATTCTAGATTTCAGCTTAATGCATCTTCGAAACCGCGTACGTCAGGCGCCGATAGGTTTTAATCTTTTGCCTGAGAAATTTACCTTATTGCAGTTAATGCATCTTTACGAAGAAATTCTGGGTATTGAACTTGACAAATCAAATTTTCGAAGAAAAATTCTGCACATGAAACTGCTCGTTGCACTTGATGAAAAACAACAAGACGTTTCGCATCGCGCAGCAAAACTCTACAAGTTTGATGATGAAATTTACAAAAAACTGACTCAGAAAGGTTTTAATTTTGAGTTTTAA